The genomic DNA CCCGGAAGATCTGATCCACCAGGCATTACTGACGGCGGCGTATTCCGCCCGCGAATATCTGATAATGACCACGCCCTACTTCGTGCCGAGCGACGACCTGTTGCATGCCATCTGCACCGCCGCTCAGCGCGGGGTGGATGTGAGTATTATTCTGCCGCTGAAAAACGATTCGATGCTGGTGGGCTGGGCGAGTCGGGCTTTTTTCACTGAATTGCTGGCTGCCGGCGTCAAAATCTATCAGTTTGAGGGCGGCCTGCTGCATACCAAGAGCGTGCTGGTCGATGGCGAGTTAAGTCTGGTCGGCACTGTAAACCTCGACATGCGCAGCCTGTGGCTGAACTTTGAAATTACGCTGGCGATCGATGACGTTGGCTTTGGCGGCGATCTGGCGGCTGTGCAGGATGACTACATCTCACGTTCGCGCCTGCTCGACGCCCGTGAATGGGTAAAACGCCCCCTCTGGCAGCGAATGGCCGAGCGACTGTTTTACTTCTTCAGCCCGTTGCTGTAAAACGTGCCCATTAGATGTTTAACAGGGTGCCATCATGGATATGGATTTAAACAATCGCCTGACCGAAGACGAAACGCTCGAGCAGGCTTACGATATTTTTCTCGAACTGGCGGTCGATAACCTCGATCCCGCAGATATCATTCTGTTTAATTTACAGTTTGAGGAACGTGGCGGCGCAGAGTTATTCGACCCTTCAGAAGACTGGCTGGAGCATGTCGATTTCGACCTCGATCCAGACTTCTTCGCCGAAGTGGTGATTGGCCTCGCAGATACCGATGGCGGCGAGCTCAATGATATTTTCGCCCGTGTGCTGCTCTGTCGCGAAAAAGACCATAAATTCTGCCACATCCTGTGGCGTGAGTAATAAAAAGGCCGACATTATGTCGGCCTTTTTATTATAACGGGTCTACCTTCAGACAGGAGACCGCGTGGCGGAAACTCCCTTCGAGTACCGGTCGCGTTTTAGCACACTCCGGCCCGGCAATCGGGCAGCGCGTGCGGAATACGCACCCGGAAGGCGGGTTAATCGGCGACGGAAGTTCCCCTTCCAGCAACTGGATCTCTTTCGCTTTTTCCAGGTCGGGATCAGGGATCGGCACCGCTGACATCAGTGCCCGGGTGTAGGGATGCAGCGGGTTGTGATACACCTCATCGTAAGTGCCAAGCTCAACGGCATGGCCCAGATACATCACCAGCACGCGATCAGAGATATGCTTCACCACCGCCAGGTCGTGGGCGATGAAAATCAGCGACAGTCCCATCTCACGCTGCAGCTGTTGCAGCAGGTTAACCACCTGCGCCTGAATCGACACATCCAGCGCGGAAACCGGCTCGTCACAAATAATCAGTTTTGGCTCAAGGATCAGCGCGCGGGCGATGCCGATACGCTGACATTGTCCGCCTGAGAATTCATGCGGATAGCGGTTAATCAGATTCGGCAGCAAACCCACTTTCATCATCATCGTTTTGACGCGATCACGGACTTCCTGACGCGGCATTTTAGGATGATAGGTGCGCAGCGGCTCCGCGATAATTTCGCCGATGGTCATGCGCGGGTTCAGTGAGGCCAGCGGATCCTGGAAAATCATCTGGATGTCACTGCGTACGGCACGCCACTCATCCGGTTTCATGCCCAGCAGATCTTTCCCCAGCCACGCCACCTTTCCGTCTGTCGCTTTCACCAGACCAATGATCGCGCGCGCAAAGGTAGACTTACCGCAGCCCGACTCGCCCACCACGCCCAGCGTTTCCCCTTCGTACAGACGCAGGGTGACGCCATCCACGGCTTTCAGCGTTTTCGCCGGCTGCCAGAACCACTGTTTGCCGTCTTTGATATCGAAATGCACTTTCAGATCAGCAATTTCGAGCAGCACTTTACGATTTTCAGTTACGGCGTTCATAACAGATCCCCCACCGGTTTAAAGCAGGCGCGTAAACGCCCTGGCGCAAACTCCTCCAGCGGCGGAGCACTATGGCAGATTTCCATCGCGTGCGGGCAGCGCGGCTGGAACGGACAACCTTTCGGCAGACGCAGCAGGTTTGGCGGGTTACCCGGAATCGTCAGCAGTGATTCGCCTTCCGCATCCAGACGCGGCACAGCATTCAGCAGTCCAATAGAATACGGATGCGCAGGATGGTAAAACACGTCGCGCGCCTGACCATATTCCATGGTGCGTCCGGCATACATCACCAGCACTTTGTCACAGATACCGGCAACGACGCCGAGATCGTGGGTGATCATAATGATGGCGGTATTGAACTCGCGCTTGAGTTCATTGAGCAGAGTCATGATTTGCGCCTGCACGGTAACGTCGAGCGCGGTGGTTGGCTCATCAGCAATCAGCAGTTTCGGACGGCACATCAACGCCATCGCAATCATCACGCGCTGGCGCATACCACCGGAAAACTCGTGCGGGAACATGCGCATGCGCTTGCGCGCTTCCGGCATTTTGACCGCATCCAGCATTTTGACCGACTCTTCGAACGCTTCCGCTTTACCCATGTTTTTATGCAGCATCAGCACTTCCATTAGCTGCTCGCCGACACGCATATACGGGTTCAGGGAGGTCATCGGATCCTGGAAAATCATCGAGATCTGCTCTGCGCGTAGTTTGTTCAGCTCGCGCTCGGGCAGATTCAGGATTTGCCGTCCATTGAACGTTGCGGAGCCGCCGATGGTGCCGTTCTGTGCCAGCAAGCCCATCAGCGCAAAGGCGGTCTGGGATTTACCGGAACCGGACTCACCCACGATGCCCAGCGTCTCGCCCGCTTTCAGGCTGAAATTAAGATCATTGACCGCCGTGACGTCGCCATCCGGCGTTTTAAACGTCACACGTAAATCTTTCACGTCCAGCAGCAGCGATGACTGTTGCTGTTGCGGGGTTTTTACCATGTCAATCGTACTCATGGCGGGGCTCCTTAGCGGTCTTTCGGATCGAGGGCATCACGCAGGCCATCGCCGATAAAGTTAAAACAAAACAGGGTAACCACCAGGAAACCTGCCGGGAACAGCAGCAGCCACGGAGAAACTTCCATGGAGTTGGCGCCATCACTCAGTAATGCCCCCCAACTGCTGAGCGGCTCCTGCGTACCCAGACCAAGGAAGCTCAGGAACGATTCAAACAAAATCATGCTGGGAACCAGCAGCGATGCATACACCACCACCACGCCCAGCACGTTCGGTACGATATGACGCACCACGATGCTGCCGGTCGAGACCCCGCCGACCTGCGCCGCTTCGATGAACTCTTTGCGCTTCAGACTCAGCGTCTGGCCGCGAACGATACGCGCCATATCCAGCCAGGAGACCATCCCGATGGCAACGAAGATCAGCAGGATGTTTTGCCCAAAGAAGGTGACCAGCAGGATTACGAAGAACATGAACGGGAAGGAGTTGAGGATTTCCAGCACACGCATCATGAAGGAGTCGATTTTACCGCCGAGATAGCCAGACAGAGACCCGTACAGGGTGCCGACAATCACCGCCACCAGCGCTGCGGCAATACCCACCATCAGCGAAATGCGCCCGCCAATCGCCACACGCACCAGCAGATCGCGCCCGGAGGAGTCCGTGCCGAAATAGTGCCCGGATTCGGTATCCGGCGCGTTAGACATCATGCCCCAGTCAGTATCGAAATAGGTAAACTGAGACAGCATTGGCGCCAGGGTCACAAAAAGCGCAATCAGGATCAGCACCACCAGGCTCGCGACGGCGGCACGGTTATGCACAAAGCGTCGACGGGCGTCCTGCCACAAGCTGCGTCCTTCAACGTCCAGTTTTTCACTGAAGTGTTCCAGCGCCTCGCTGTTTTTCTTACTTAACATCATGGCGTACTCCAGTGTCAGTAACGGATTTTCGGATCGATGACGGCATACAGCACGTCAACTACCGCGTTGAACAGGATCGTCAGCGCGCCGACCAGAATCGTAAGGCTCAGCACCAGCGAGTAGTCACGGTTAAGCGCACCGTTAACGAACAGCTGGCCGATGCCCGGCAAACCATAAATAGTTTCGATGACCATTGAACCGGTGATAATACCGACGAAAGCCGGCCCCATATAGGAAAGTACCGGCAGCAACGCAGGTTTCAGCGCATGGCGGAAGATAATCCGCCGCATCGGTAGTCCTTTGGCGCGCGCGGTACGAATAAAATTAGAGTGCAGCACTTCAATCATCGAGCCGCGGGTAATACGCGCGATACTGGCGATATACGCGAGCGACAACGCCACCATCGGCAGGATCATAAATTTCAGCGCCCCGCCGTTCCAGCCGCCGCCGGGCAACCAGTGCAGCGTAATAGCAAAAACCATCACCAGCAGCGGCGCGACAACAAAGCTCGGGATAACCACCCCGGTCATCGCAAACCCCATGACGGTGTAATCCCACGCGGTGTTTTGCCTGAGGGCGGCAATCACCCCCGCACTAACGCCAACGATCACAGCGAACAAAAAAGCCGCTGCCCCCAGCTTCGCAGAAACCGGGAAACTGGCCGCCACCAGATCATTGACCGAGTAATCCTTATATTTAAATGACGGTCCGAAATCGCCATGCGCCAGCTGCTTCAGGTAGCTGAAATATTGCGTGGAGATTGGATCGTTAAGATGGTATTTCGCCTCAATGTTGGCCATGACTTCTGGCGGCAACGTACGTTCACCAGTGAATGGACTTCCCGGTGCGAGGCGCATCATGAAGAAGGAAATAGTAATAAGAACAAAGAGTGTCGGAATCGCTTCCAGACAACGACGAAATATAAATTTTAACATTGCCCGTACCTTCTGGCGTGTGCCTTTGCACTGCTCTCAAATAAGACACAGTGGAGCGAGGAAAAATCCCTCGCTCCACGCATTGCCATTAATGCTTGATAATATACAAGTTCTTGACGTGGATATTATCCATCGGATCTTTACCGGTATAACCACCAACCCATGGTTTCACGAGGCGGGCGTTAACGTAGTAATAAACCGGGGCAATTGCAGAATCTTTATCCAGCTGCATTTCTGCTTTGTCGTACAGCGCGGTACGCTGCGCTTCATCCGTCACTTTCAGCGCATCCGCCAGGATAGTATCAAAGGCTTCGCTCTTATAGTGCGCGGTATTGTTGGAGCTGTTCGACAGCAGCATGTTCAGGAAGGATGTCGGTTCGTTATAATCCGCACACCAGGCCGCACGCGCCACATCAAAGTTGCCCTGATGACGGGTGTCGAGGAAGGTTTTCCACTCCTGGTTTTCCAGCTTCACGTTAACGCCCAGATTTTTCTTCCAGATGGACGCCACGGCAATAGCCAGTTTTTTGTGCAGATCAGAGGTGTTATAGAGCAGATTGAAGGTCAGCGGTTTGTCCGCCGTATAGCCTGCTTCAGCCAGCAGTTTTTTCGCTTCTGCGTTACGTTTTTCCTGTGACCACTTAAACCATTCCGGCTCGGTCAGTTTTGCGCCATCGGTATATGGCGGGGTGAAACCGTAAGCAGGCAGGTCGCCCTGGTTTTTCACTTTATTGACGATAATGTCGCGATCCAGACCCAGTTTCAGTGCGGTACGGACACGCACATCCGTGAACGGGGCTTTCTGGTTGTTAATTTCGTAATAATAAGTGCAGAGATAGGGATCAACATGCACTTCATTCGGGATCTCTTTTTTCAGCTTCTGGAATAACTCGATCGGCATGTTGTTATAGGTCATGTCGATTTCGCCGCTACGATAGCGGTTAACGTCGGTCACTTCAGAGGAAATTGGCAGGTAGGTGACCTGGTTAATCACCGTCTTGGCGTTATCCCAGTAATTAGGGTTACGCTCCAGAACAATACGTTCGTTGACCACCCACTCTTTCAGTTTATACGCGCCGTTAGAAACAATATTCGCCGGCTGGGTCCACTTCTCACCATATTTTTCAATAGCGGCTTTAGGAACTGGCGTCATGGAGGAGTGAACAAGCAGTTTATAGAAATAAGGAACAGGTTCAGATAAGGTCACTTCCAGCGTATGGTCATCAACAGCTTTCACGCCGAGATCGGTCGCCGGCTTTTTCCCGGCAATAATGTCATCAATATTAGCGATATGACCATACTGCAAATAACTTTCATAAGGAGAAGCGGTTTTCGGATCAGCCAGGCGCTGCCAGCTGTAGACGAAATCCTGCGCCGTTACCGGCGAACCGTCTGACCATTTTGCGTCTTTACGCAGATGGAATGTCCAGACTTTAAAATCTTTGTTATCCCACGATTCTGCCACGCCAGGCACTGGCTGGCCATCAACGCCGGTTTCCACTAAGCCTTCGAACAGATCGCGGTTGATGTTCGATTCCGGTACACCTTCAATTTTGTGCGCATCGAGCGACTGTACTTCAGTACCGTTATTACGCACCAGCGTTTGCTTTTCCGCCAACTGAACACCCGCTGGTACATCGGCAGCCATGGCCGCATTGCCAGCGATTAGTGCAGTGAAGACACCTGCTGCAATTAGACTTTTTTTTGTAATGATGGACATTGTGTTGTGACTCCTCTCTTTATAATGGCTGGTTTACCAGCTTGTATGTTCCCGTTCGGGTTCCTGTACAGCGCAGGAGCTTTTGCAACTGCCAGGTCGTTTTCTACTGCTTGCTATCACCGACTTTTTCATTACGGTCGCTCGGACGGCAACCTTACGTCGATTCGTTATACGCCCCCCCTGTCGGGACGCGTCTGGTCTATTTATTCGTAATGAGCGGTTATATGAAAACTGTTCTCATCTACGTACAAATTAATCCGTACATCAGGCCGGAAAGTAGCAAATGGCTTACTGCGCCGCCAATACAATTTGCAAATTTGTTAACCAATTCTCTTTTACTGAATAAGTCGCCCTGTCACAACCCGGCCAGGCTTTTTCATAAAACCTGCTAATGACTGCGTTATCAGCCAGTTAGATTAAATCCGGAAAGATGACTTTCAGGTGAAACCGTGCCTGAGTGTTTTTTGCACAAAAACTTAACAATTGATTATTATTTAGCACATTCAACTGCCCGTTAACTGAAATTACTAATATCATTTCAATTATCCGACAGCAAGCCCAAGAGTATCATGTGAAAGAAATAACATTATCGCGGGGTTTTTTGCGGGTATCGCAACACAGAATATCGCCCTAACCTTTTGATATATCGTGTTTTAAACAATCATCAGGAAAGATTATGCTAAATGCGTTTTTCAAATAAATTGATATGATTTGCGAATATTGAAGCGGAAACGGAGCACATCGCCCCGTTTCGCAGTCTGCAGGCTTAATTCAGAAGGCCCGGGAAAATCGCTTTGATCCCGGTAACGATAAACTCGATACCCAGCGCCATCAGCAGCAGGCCCATAATACGGGTGACGACGTTAATACCGGTTTGCCCCAGCAAACGTACCAGCCAGGGTGCGAGACGGAAAACGCCCCAACAGCAGAAAGCAAAAAGCGCGATGGCGATGGAAAACCCGATCAGGTGCGCCAGACTATGATAGCGAGTTCCCCAGACGATGGTAGAACTGATGGCCCCCGGCCCCGCCATGAGCGGCAACGCCAGTGGCACAACGCCGACATTCTCACGGATCGCCGTTTCTGATTTTTCCTGCTTGTTCTGTTTATCTTCACCCAGTTTGCCGCTAATCATCGACATCGCAATGGTGACGACAAGGATGCCGCCGGCGATGCGGAATGAATCGATGGAAATACCAAATAACTGCAGAATGCCGTCGCCTAAAAACAGTGACGTCCAGAGAATGATAGCAACGGACAGCGTGGCGGTAAGGTTCGTTTTGTTTCTGACCGGCGCCGACTGGTAGCTGGTCATACTAATAAAGACAGGAATAATCCCGACCGGGTTAACCAGAGCAAATAGCCCGATGAAAAATTTGGTGTACGTGGGAAAATCAAACAAGGTTTGAATCACGCTTAGCTCCGCAGGCTCATCAAAATAGGTCGTTGACGTAATATAAAGCAAGGCTGTGACCCGTTAACGATCACAATCGCGATGCTGAGCCTCTCGCCTGTAGAGCGGGACACAGCCTGTTATCCGCGCTGAAGATACGCTTTTTATGAGTATAGTTCACCTCAATTCTTCTTAAAAAATGGCTTCATTACAGAGTGTTATATATTCATTTGGATTATGTTAATGTCATCCTGCCATTGAAAACGATTCCGTCACAATTGCTACAAATGCCGTGAAATGGGGTGCTGAAAGGTGTCAGCTTGGGTTTATCTTGATCCAGATCACGTAATTTGTACTCAGAAGTGAGTAATCTTGCTTACGCCACCAGGGAGTACAGCGTCATTCGTTAGTGGTGCCTGAGGTGAGGCTCTTTTAGTAAATCTGTGAATCGGGATCGTAAGTAATCAGTTGTTTTATTGGCTCTTACGCAAGCAGCAAACGTGCTGTCTATACTGATTTAGCGTGCAGCTGATTTACTAAAAAAGTTTAACATTATCAGGAGAGCATTATGGCTGTTACTAATGTCGCTGAACTTAACGCGCTCGTTGAGCGTGTCAAAAAAGCCCAGCGTGAATATGCCAGTTTCACTCAAGAACAAGTAGACAAAATCTTCCGCGCTGCCGCTCTGGCCGCTGCAGATGCTCGAATCCCTCTCGCTAAGATGGCCGTTGCCGAATCCGGCATGGGTATCATCGAAGATAAAGTGATTAAAAACCACTTCGCTTCTGAATACATCTATAACGCATACAAAGATGAAAAAACCTGTGGCGTGCTGTCTGAAGACGACACCTTCGGGACTATCACCATTGCTGAGCCTATCGGCATCATCTGCGGTATCGTTCCGACCACTAACCCGACCTCTACGGCTATCTTCAAATCACTGATCAGCCTGAAGACCCGTAACGCCATCATCTTCTCTCCGCACCCGCGTGCTAAAGATGCCACCAACAAAGCGGCTGACATTGTTCTGCAGGCTGCTATCGCGGCTGGTGCACCAAAAGATCTGATCGGCTGGATTGATCAACCTTCAGTTGAACTCTCTAACGCGCTGATGCATCACCCGGACATCAACCTGATCCTCGCGACCGGTGGTCCGGGCATGGTTAAGGCCGCTTACAGCTCCGGTAAACCAGCAATCGGCGTAGGCGCGGGCAACACGCCTGTGGTTATCGACGAAACCGCTGATATCAAACGTGCTGTGGCTTCCGTTCTGATGTCTAAAACCTTCGATAACGGTGTTATCTGTGCTTCTGAGCAGTCCGTTGTGGTGGTTGACTCTGTTTATGATGCGGTTCGCGAACGCTTCGCCAGCCACGGCGGCTATCTGCTGCAGGGCAAAGAGCTGAAAGCTGTTCAGGACATCATTCTGAAAAATGGCGCGCTGAACGCGGCTATCGTAGGTCAGCCAGCGTACAAAATCGCTGAACTGGCAGGCTTCACCGTACCGGCTACCACCAAGATCCTGATTGGTGAAGTAAAAGTTGTCGACGAAAGCGAGCCGTTCGCTCACGAAAAACTGTCTCCGACACTGGCGATGTATCGTGCGAAAGACTTCGAAGACGCGGTTGATAAAGCTGAGAAACTGGTAGCAATGGGCGGTATCGGTCATACCTCCTGTCTGTACACTGACCAGGACAACCAGCCAGAACGCGTGAACTACTTCGGTCAGATGATGAAAACCGCGCGTATCCTGATCAACACCCCGGCTTCTCAGGGTGGTATCGGCGACCTGTACAACTTCAAACTCGCACCTTCCCTGACTCTGGGTTGTGGTTCCTGGGGTGGTAACTCCATCTCTGAAAACGTTGGTCCGAAACACCTGATCAACAAGAAAACCGTTGCTAAGCGAGCTGAAAACATGTTGTGGCACAAACTTCCGAAATCTATCTACTTCCGTCGTGGCTCACTGCCGATCGCACTGGATGAAGTGATTACTGATGGTCACAAACGCGCGCTGATCGTGACTGACCGCTTCCTGTTCAATAACGGTTACGCTGACCAGATCACCTCTGTTCTGAAAGCGGCTGGCGTTGAAACCGAAGTGTTCTTCGAAGTTGAAGCTGACCCGACGCTGACCATCGTGCGTAAAGGTGCAGAACTGGCGAACTCCTTCAAACCAGACGTGATCATCGCGCTGGGTGGTGGTTCCCCGATGGACGCCGCGAAAATCATGTGGGTTATGTACGAACATCCGGAAACTCACTTCGAAGAACTGGCGCTGCGCTTTATGGATATCCGTAAACGTATCTACAAGTTCCCGAAAATGGGCGTGAAAGCGAAAATGATCGCCGTCACCACCACCTCCGGTACCGGTTCTGAAGTGACGCCGTTTGCAGTAGTTACTGACGACTCTACCGGTCAGAAATATCCGCTGGCTGACTATGCGCTGACACCGGATATGGCGATTGTTGACGCCAACCTCGTGATGGATATGCCGAAATCACTGTGTGCCTTCGGTGGTCTGGATGCGGTGACCCACGCGCTGGAAGCTTACGTTTCCGTGCTGGCCTCCGAGTTCTCTGATGGTCAGGCTCTGCAGGCACTGAAACTGCTGAAAGAGAACCTGCCAGCGTCCTATAACGAAGGTTCCAAAAACCCGGTTGCCCGTGAACGCGTTCACAGTGCAGCGACTATCGCCGGTATCGCGTTTGCGAACGCCTTCCTCGGTGTATGTCACTCCATGGCGCACAAACTGGGCTCACAGTTCCATATTCCGCACGGTCTGGCCAACGCCCTGCTGATCAGCAACGTTATCCGTTACAACGCGAATGATAACCCGACCAAGCAGACCGCATTCAGCCAGTATGACCGTCCGCAGGCTCGCCGTCGTTACGCTGAAATCGCCGACCACCTGGGTCTGAGCGCACCGGGCGACCGTACTGCTGCGAAAATCGAGAAACTGCTGGCATGGCTGGAAAGCATGAAAGCTGAACTGGGTATTCCGAAGTCAATCCGCGAAGCGGGTGTTCAGGAAGCTGACTTCCTGGCGCACGTTGACAAGCTGTCTGAAGATGCGTTCGATGACCAGTGTACTGGCGCAAACCCGCGCTACCCGCTGATCTCCGAGCTGAAACAGATCCTGCTGGATACCTACTACGGACGTGCTTACACTGAAGGTGAAGCGGTAGCAGAGAAGAAAGAAGCGGCTCCGGTTAAAGCAGATAAGAAAGCGAAAAAAACCGCTTAATTAAACGCAATCGGTAAGTCATAAATGCCCCGTCATGTGACGGGGCATTTTTTATTACACTGATCCGTCCTGAATACGAGTCAGAGAGCCTTCTGCGAGCGCTTCTTTATAATGTTTGCGGCAAACAGAAACATAACGTTCATTCCCGCCTATCACCACCTGCTCGCCCTCATTAAATGGGCGCCCTGCCTGATCGAGGCGTAATACCATGCTGGCCTTCCGGCCACAGAAACAGATAGTTTTCAGTTCAACCAGCTTATCTGACCAGGCGAGCAGATACTGGCTACCGGTGAACAGCTCGCCACGGAAGTCCGTACGCAGGCCATAGCACAGTACAGGGATATCCAGTGTGTCTACCACTTCGGAGAGCTCATAGACCTGCTGGCGCGTCAGAAACTGGCATTCATCGACTAATACGCAGTTGATCCGCTCACGCGCGTGTTGTTCGCTAATCTCGGTAAACAGTGCGGATTGCTGATTAAAGAGCTTTGCCGGAGACGACAGCCCTATTCTCGAACTGACTTTGCCCGCGCCAAAACGGTCATCAATTTCCGCTGTATATACCAGCGTCCGCATCCCACGTTCCTGGTAATTGTAGGAAGACTGTAGCAAAGCGGTCGATTTACCGGCATTCATTGCCGAATAGTAAAAATAAAGTTGTGCCATTGACGCCGTAACCCCGATCAAAGTGTTATATCACGCTGCGGATTGTATCATATTCCCCTCTGGTCATAGCGCCAACGCTTAAAACGGTTTCTTTACCGGGGTAAGTGACTGGTTTTTACAAACATTCGGTAACACTAATCACTAATAACACTCTATCTACAAGGGATTTAACCTGGCGTTATAGTCGATAGCATCCCACTACAATCCAGAAAAGCATTTAACGCTGGTTTCATACAGTGATGATTCAGATTCTAATAAGCATAAGCGGGTAACCGATAAGTCATTTCCCTAATACTTAAGGCTGATATTTATCCACACCCCGCTAATTCCGCCGGGTTTCAGTGCGCAAACATCAGAGTTAGCCTGATGAATCCTCGCCTTTCCCTTGATAGCAATAACAGCGAATGATGTGAGCCAACGCGTAAATTTAACTTCCGTTAATTAATAATGGAGACAAATATCAGGTAATTTTGAATTCCTTACATTGTCCCCTATTGCACATCTGAATTTATCGCTCTATTATTAGCTCAACAAACCACCCCACAATATAAGTTTGAGATTACTACAATGAGCGAAGCACTTAAAATTCTGAACAACATCCGTACTCTTCGTGCGCAGGCAAGAGAATGCACCCTTGAAACGCTGGAAGAGATGCTGGAAAAATTAGAAGTTGTCGTTAATGAGCGCCGTGAAGAAGAAAGCGCTGCTGCGGCAGAAATCGAAGAGCGCACTCGTAAGTTGCAACAATATCGTGAAATGCTGATTGCTGACGGTATTGATCCAAACGAACTGCTGAACAGCATGGCAGCAGCTAAATCTGGAACTAAAGCAAAACGCGCAGCTCGTCCGGCTAAATATAGCTACGTTGACGAAAACGGCGAAACCAAAACATGGACTGGCCAGGGTCGTACCCCGGCAGTTATCAAAAAAGCCATGGATGAAAAAGGTAAATCTCTGGACGATTTCCTGATCAAAGACTGATTTTCTCATTCTTAATAAATCCCGCCCCGGCGGGATTTTTTTTGTCTGAACCTTTTCCAGGCTGGAAAAAAACCGTCGTATAGATGACTCACAGGCAATAAAAAAACCGGGGATAACCGCGCAGTCACTGGCGTTTATCCCCGGTTTTAGCGGGCGAGGCTAGCGCTCAGTTAGCTAATAGCTTTGCCCAGCCATTGTTTAAACTCGTCACCGAGATCGTGGTGGCGAACGCCATATTCCACGAAAGCCTGCATATATCCGAGTTTATTACCACAGTCGTGGCTTTTACCTTTCATATGATAGGCTTCAACGGTTTCTTTCTCGATAAGCATATCAATGGCATCAGTCAGCTGAATTTCATCACCTGCTCCCGGCGGGGTTTTTGCCAGCAGCGGCCAAATCTCTGCGCTCAGGACGTAACGGCCAACGACAGCAAGGTTAGACGGCGCGACATCGGCTTTTGGCTTTTCAACCACGCCAACCATCGGCACGCTCTCACCTGGCGCCAGAGCCTGCCCTTTGCAGTCCACAACGCCATACGCGGTAACATCGTCAACCGGCTCCACCATGATCTGGCTGGCCCCCGTGTCGTTGAAGCGGGCAATCATCTCAGCGAGGTTATCGCGGGAAAGATCGGATTCGTATTCATCGAGAATAACGTCCGGCAAAATAACGGCGACAGGCTCATCACCGACAACCGGATGTGCGCACAATACCGCGTGCCCCAGACCTTTCGCCAGGCCCTGACGAACCTGCATAATAGTCACGTGTGGCGGGCAAATAGACTGGACTTCTTCAAGCAGCTGGCGTTTAACGCGTTTTTCCAGCATCGCTTCAAGTTCAAAACTGGTATCAAAATGGTTTTCGATAGAGTTTTTAGACGAGTGCGTAACCAGCACAATTTCAGTAATACCAGCTGCAATGCATTCGTTAACAACGTACTGAATTAATGGTTTATCCACCAGTGGCAGCATTTCCTTCGGAATAGCCTTGGTCGCTGGTAGCATCCTGGTACCTAACCCCGCAACCGGGATGACGGCTTTTCTGACTTTTGAATTTAGG from Trabulsiella odontotermitis includes the following:
- the galU gene encoding UTP--glucose-1-phosphate uridylyltransferase GalU, whose translation is MAALNSKVRKAVIPVAGLGTRMLPATKAIPKEMLPLVDKPLIQYVVNECIAAGITEIVLVTHSSKNSIENHFDTSFELEAMLEKRVKRQLLEEVQSICPPHVTIMQVRQGLAKGLGHAVLCAHPVVGDEPVAVILPDVILDEYESDLSRDNLAEMIARFNDTGASQIMVEPVDDVTAYGVVDCKGQALAPGESVPMVGVVEKPKADVAPSNLAVVGRYVLSAEIWPLLAKTPPGAGDEIQLTDAIDMLIEKETVEAYHMKGKSHDCGNKLGYMQAFVEYGVRHHDLGDEFKQWLGKAIS